From a single Lolium rigidum isolate FL_2022 chromosome 7, APGP_CSIRO_Lrig_0.1, whole genome shotgun sequence genomic region:
- the LOC124675895 gene encoding CSC1-like protein ERD4, translated as MDIASFVTSLLTSFLIFVVLVLVFTWLSRRPGNAPVYYPNVLLRGLDPWEGRGRGTRSPVGWIQQAFRASEADVVHAGGVDAAVYLVFLSSVLAILVFSGILLLPVLLPVAATSHALEASAGSNASAAHNFTVIERLALGNVEEKSFKLWAFIGSVYWLSFVTYFVLWKSYKHVSNLRAAARSTSDVKPEEFTVLVRDVPIPPPDQSIKDSVDSYFRALHPDTFYKAMVVTDIKKADKIFQEIEGHKQKIAHAEAAYAESKTANKPEGTKPTHKTGFLGLIGKKVDTIEYCNEKIKELLPKLEEEQKNTLSEKQQRAAIVVFNSRAAAASASQTLHAQMFDKWTVTEAPEPREIIWSNLPMKIYDRNTRRSVIYFIVFLTVFFYLIPISAISAVTTLEKLRQKLPFLKVVVDQPIVKTVLQAYLPQLALIVFLALLPALLLFVSKSEGIPSQSHVVRAASGKYFYFVVFNVFLGITISSTLFSALKTIIDNPKGIIDMLGSSLPGSATFFLTFVALKFFVGYGLELSRLVPLIIFHLKKKYLCKTEDEVRAAWTPGDLGYNTRVPSDMLIVTIVLCYSVIAPLIIPFGVAYFALGWLIAKNQVLRVYVPSYESNGRMWPHMHTRIIAALMIYQATMIGVISLKQFVYSSVLIPLIPISLIFAYTCHTRFYPAFAKTPLEVARQELKETPNMGAIYAAYIPPCLKPEKLEDVEVFEDAQSRTTSRAPSF; from the exons atggaCATCGCGTCGTTCGTGACGTCGCTCCTGACGTCCTTCCtcatcttcgtggtgctggtgctggtctTCACCTGGCTGTCGCGCCGCCCCGGGAACGCGCCCGTCTACTACCCCAACGTCCTGCTGCGCGGGCTCGACCCCTGGGAGGGCCGGGGGCGGGGCACGCGCAGCCCCGTCGGCTGGATCCAGCAGGCCTTCAGGGCCTCCGAGGCCGACGTCGTCCACGCTGGCGGGGTCGACGCCGCCGTCTACCTCGTCTTCCTCTCCTCAG TGTTGGCAATCCTAGTCTTCTCCGGAATTCTGTTGCTTCCAGTTCTGTTACCAGTTGCTGCAACCAGTCATGCCCTGGAGGCTTCTGCTGGCTCAAATGCCTCGGCGGCACATAACTTCACGGTTATTGAAAGGCTGGCACTGGGCAATGTTGAA GAGAAAAGTTTCAAGCTGTGGGCATTTATAGGGTCAGTCTACTGGCTCTCTTTTGTCACCTATTTCGTATTATGGAAATCCTACAAGCATGTTTCGAACCTGAGAGCAGCTGCAAGATCAACATCAGATGTTAAACCAGAGGAGTTCACCGTGTTGGTGAGAGATGTTCCTATACCACCTCCTGATCAAAGTATAAAGGACTCAGTGGACTCCTATTTCCGAGCACTTCATCCTGATACATTCTACAAAGCAATGGTTGTGACAGACATCAAGAAG GCAGATAAAATATTCCAAGAGATTGAAGGTCACAAACAGAAAATTGCTCATGCTGAAGCTGCCTATGCAGAGTCAAAGACAGCAAACAAACCTGAGGGCACCAAGCCTACTCATAAGACTGGATTCCTTGGCCTTATCGGTAAAAAGGTTGACACTATTGAGTATTGTAATGAGAAGATCAAGGAATTGTTGCCCAAgctggaggaagaacaaaagaacacCCTTAGTGAGAAACAACAACGGGCTGCCATTGTCGTCTTCAACAGCAGAGCTGCTGCAGCCTCTGCATCTCAGACTCTCCATGCACAAATGTTTGACAAATGGACAGTTACTGAAGCTCCTGAACCACGTGAGATAATATGGTCCAATCTTCCAATGAAAATATATGACAGGAACACCAGGCGGAGTGTGATCTATTTCATTGTCTTCCTCACGGTGTTTTTCTACCTTATTCCTATTAGTGCTATCTCTGCTGTTACGACGCTGGAAAAATTGAGGCAGAAGCTGCCCTTTCTGAAGGTTGTTGTGGACCAACCGATAGTTAAAACAGTCTTACAAGCTTACCTGCCACAGCTTGCACTTATTGTTTTTCTTGCTTTGCTGCCTGCTCTTCTTCTGTTTGTCTCGAAGTCTGAGGGGATCCCTTCACAGAGCCACGTAGTCAGGGCAGCATCAGGAAAATATTTCTACTTCGTCGTCTTCAATGTCTTCCTTGGCATTACAattagctccacgttgttcagcgCCTTGAAAACCATTATCGATAACCCTAAAGGGATAATTGATATGCTAGGCAGCAGCCTTCCTGGAAGTGCAACTTTCTTCCTCACCTTCGTTGCACTGAA attctttgtTGGTTATGGGCTCGAGCTCTCTCGCTTGGTACCCCTCATCATTTTCCACCTGAAAAAGAAGTACCTATGCAAGACTGAGGATGAGGTGAGAGCAGCATGGACTCCAGGAGACTTGGGGTATAACACCAGGGTTCCAAGTGACATGCTGATTGTGACAATTGTGCTGTGCTACTCCGTCATTGCACCTTTGATTATTCCATTTGGTGTTGCTTACTTTGCTCTTGGATGGCTTATAGCGAAAAACCAG GTTTTGAGAGTTTATGTTCCTAGTTACGAGAGCAATGGGCGAATGTGGCCACACATGCACACGAGGATCATTGCGGCTCTGATGATTTACCAGGCTACCATGATTGGTGTCATCAGCCTGAAACAGTTTGTGTATTCCTCTGTCCTTATCCCGCTGATTCCAATAAGCTTAATCTTCGCCTACACTTGCCATACACGCTTCTATCCCGCGTTTGCCAAAACCCCTCTTGAGGTGGCAAGGCAGGAGCTCAAAGAGACGCCGAACATGGGTGCCATCTATGCTGCGTACATCCCTCCTTGCCTGAAGCCAGAGAAGCTTGAAGATGTGGAAGTCTTTGAAGACGCTCAGTCGCGAACCACCTCTAGAGCCCCGTCCTTCTAG